In Xiphophorus hellerii strain 12219 chromosome 4, Xiphophorus_hellerii-4.1, whole genome shotgun sequence, a single genomic region encodes these proteins:
- the fadd gene encoding FAS-associated death domain protein, with protein MSALNFNSVLLDISNKLKAENLEHLKFLVRDHIGKQKLERIKTGHQLFEILTERGQLGKDNADYLCQLLRQVQRDDLSEKLSNWEVQQEDPKYSLSDTERDKLDIATEVIRDNLGRNWRKLGRKLRLGETKLESIATRHPTDLEETAMELLKEWRKIGGPEAQTKELIAALRDCQLNLTADKIQEKLKQKGLSSSD; from the exons ATGAGCGCTTTAAACTTTAACTCCGTTCTGCTGGACATTTCAAATAAGCTCAAAGCGGAAAACCTAGAACATCTCAAGTTTCTAGTTCGAGACCACATTGGGAAACAAAAGTTGGAAAGGATCAAAACAGGACACCAACTGTTTGAGATTCTGACGGAAAGAGGCCAACTAGGAAAGGACAACGCAGACTATCTATGCCAGCTTCTGCGGCAGGTCCAGCGAGATGATCTGTCTGAGAAGCTAAGCAACTGGGAGGTCCAGCAAGAAGACCCCAAATACAGCTTGAGCGACACCGAGAGAG ACAAACTGGACATCGCCACGGAGGTGATCAGAGACAATCTGGGGAGGAACTGGCGCAAACTAGGCCGCAAACTACGACTGGGGGAGACCAAGCTGGAGTCCATCGCCACACGGCATCCCACCGATCTGGAGGAGACCGCCATGGAGCTGCTGAAGGAGTGGAGGAAGATTGGAGGACCTGAAGCCCAAACAAAGGAGCTGATAGCAGCTCTGAGGGACTGTCAGCTCAATTTAACTGCTGATAAAATCCAGGAGAAACTTAAACAGAAGGGATTATCCAGCTCAGATTAG